Proteins co-encoded in one Streptomyces roseochromogenus subsp. oscitans DS 12.976 genomic window:
- a CDS encoding methylenetetrahydrofolate reductase: protein MNPALTVPPAVGAALLDDFSLEMTGKDVPRLEEAQRSIPRGTRINITFLAGEDLGTRLAAARAVKRLGFVPVPHISARRLPSRAALEEFLSGLAADGTAENVFVVGGDPARPEGPYGDALAVLRTGLLQHHGVRHIGISGYPEGHPAIADGTLWSALTDKAAAIGAHRFGGDVITQFGFDVEPVLSWLEAARARGVHLPVRIGVPGPAGVRRLLGYATRFGVATSASVARKYGFSLTNLMGTTGPDRFLHALAQRYDPERHGAVKVHFYTFGGLRHTAEWITGFRQTVRQAP, encoded by the coding sequence ATGAACCCCGCTCTCACCGTCCCCCCGGCCGTCGGTGCCGCTCTGCTGGACGACTTCTCCCTGGAGATGACCGGCAAGGACGTGCCCCGGCTGGAGGAGGCGCAGCGCAGTATCCCGCGGGGCACCCGGATCAACATCACCTTCCTCGCCGGTGAGGATCTCGGCACGCGGCTGGCGGCCGCCCGCGCGGTCAAGCGGCTCGGCTTCGTCCCCGTGCCGCACATCTCCGCGCGCCGCCTGCCCTCCCGCGCCGCCCTGGAGGAGTTCCTGTCCGGGCTGGCCGCGGACGGCACCGCCGAGAACGTCTTCGTCGTCGGCGGCGATCCCGCCCGGCCCGAGGGCCCGTACGGCGACGCCCTCGCCGTGCTGCGCACCGGGCTGCTCCAGCACCACGGCGTCCGCCACATCGGTATCAGCGGATACCCGGAGGGCCACCCCGCGATAGCCGACGGCACCCTCTGGTCGGCGCTCACCGACAAGGCGGCGGCCATCGGCGCGCACCGCTTCGGCGGCGACGTCATCACCCAGTTCGGCTTCGACGTCGAACCGGTCCTGAGCTGGCTGGAGGCCGCTCGTGCGCGGGGCGTGCACCTGCCGGTACGCATCGGCGTGCCCGGACCGGCGGGCGTGCGCCGGCTGCTCGGCTACGCCACCCGGTTCGGCGTCGCGACCAGCGCCTCCGTCGCCCGCAAGTACGGCTTCTCGCTGACCAACCTCATGGGCACGACCGGCCCGGACCGCTTCCTGCACGCCCTCGCCCAGCGTTACGACCCCGAGCGGCACGGCGCGGTGAAGGTGCACTTCTACACATTCGGCGGGCTGCGCCACACCGCCGAGTGGATCACCGGGTTCCGGCAGACCGTACGGCAAGCCCCGTAG